TGTAGAAGGATCACGACTACAaaaacactttcaaagacagccAAAGGGCAGCCTGCAGGGTTTTGAATGAACAGGAAGCCCCCGTGCACCATTCCCACCTAGTCATCACGAGTGAAGGCAGGTGGCGACAGACCCCCGAGACCAGACTGAACAAAATGAAACGACCTTCAAGGAAACAAGACAGTAGTGACCCCCCTTTAAAAGACCTGAGATTGAATGCCAGGGTCGGGGAGATGGAGACAGACAGATAAGATGCGAGAGAGTAaagctaactctgcctcctctccactctccttcctccagagacgctccttctcatccccggcccctaagtggtggaaaaaccttcccactgaagtcaaaacagcagagtccttgacctccttctggcgcttactcaagacacatcttttcagacagtatttgtaatttagtcctttactctcctgtaagatagcacttcacaatgttttatcatactacttgccttacgttactagtactcatattattttgatttcctcttTGCTCCCTTAGCCCTtaactgtgacctaacatcttatctgcactcagcttttacaatccaggatgcaAGACCTCATAtgttgtatacacttgtgtaaatgggaatttgtaaaatgtattttgctttgaattgcactgtattatgtaaattggaatttgtaatgttttatgccttgtactgcactgtatttttgcactttgaattgcatttgagggatgagggcatctgccaagaaataaataataataataataataataataataataataataataataataataataataaagcggGAGAGAGGGGGTGAAAGAGAAAggttgagagagaaagagacgaGGAGAACGATGGTCTTGGGTTCCCGCTCATTCTTGTGACAACTCCCCGGCACCGTGTGGACTCATTGTATTtctatgtttgtgtttattactTTGCGAGGGAGAATTCCTCAAACGCTCAATTCGATCTGCACAAAACCACCTCTTCAAAGGCAAcagacagcacagcactgcagaAACAGCAGGTGTCTCTCAGTCCTGCCTTTGTCTTTTGCATTACCGGCAGTCAGATAAACACATGGAATGTTTCCAGTGTGGTTACAACAGAGAAAGCATgtcacttatatatatatacactcacctaaaggattattaggaacaccatactaatactgtgtttgaccccctttcgccttcagaactgccttaattctacgtggcattgattcaacaaggtgctgaaagcattctttagaaatgttggcccatattgataggatagcatcttgcagttgatggagatttgtgggatgcacatccagggcacgaagctcccgttccaccacatcccaaagatgctctattgggttgagatctggtgactgtgggggccagtttagtacagtgaactcattgtcatgttcaagaaaccaatttgaaatgattcgacctttgtgacatggtgcattatcctgctggaagtagccatcaaaggatgggtacatggtggtcataaagggatggacatggtcagaaacgatgctcaggtaggccgtggcatttaaacgatgcccagttggcactaaggggcctaaagtgtgccaagaaaacatcccccacaccattacaccaccaccaccagcctgcacagtggtaacaaggcatgatggatccatgttctcattctgtttacgccaaattctgactctaccatctgaatgtctcaacagaaatcgagactcatcagaccaggcaacatttttccagtcttcaactgtccaattttggtgagcttgtgcaaattgtagcctctttttcctatttgtagtggagatgagtggtacccggtggggtcttctgctgttgtagcccatccgcctcaaggttgtacgtgttgtggcttcacaaatgctttgctgcatacctcggttgtaacgagtggttatttcagtcaaagttgctcttctatcagcttgaatcagtcggcccattctcctctgacctctagcatcaacaaggcattttcgcccacaggactgccgcatactggatgtttttcccttttcacaccattctttgtaaaccctagaaatggttgtgcgtgaaaatcccagtaactgagcagattgtgaaatactcagaccggcccgtctggcaccaacaaccatgccacgctcaaaattgcttaaatcacctttctttcccattcagacattcagtttggagttcaggagattgtcttgtttttttgttaaaagggaagaagaaaaacaagcaaataaccATTGCCGTGCTGAACACTTTTGCCTCAAGTCCTTCATAATGCATTTGCCTGCTGCCCTTGTGTCCCCGACTGTTGCTAGAATTCTACACAAACTACAAATTCAGAGAGCTACACAAACTCAGGTTTGTCACATACGTGGATCCCCGTCATTCAGGGTTGCATGTGTTTGCTACTTAAACGTATAATTTGACAGCTGCTCGCTTACGGTGTCTAGTGCTGTACTTCTGCTTTACCATGTAAGgtactgcatttattttaccTTATACCTGAGGTTGTACTGATTATTTCTTTATCAAGTCACCCAGGTCAAGCGACCGGAAGCCAGGTGAATCCAGTAAATTAATCAGTTTGAAGttgtgcaaattaaaaaaaaaatttccACCTCTAAACTCACTGGTTCATCTTGTGACTCTGGAGACAGTGAGGAGAGAGTAAAATTGGAGGCGCAGAGCATTATAGTGCCCCACCCCCCAGGGAAAAAGCCTCCGAGAGACCAtccagacctccagggcagagCATCCATGCAGCttgttgtgattattatacTTTTATGTCACAAACTTGAGGTGAAGTGTAGCTTTTCCCCAGTGAAGCGAGCAGATGTTTAACTGCACCCGCAGATCTTAACCAATGTGGGCTTATGTGCGAGATGTGTAATGGAATtctatacataaataataatagcagcTACGAAACATGCTCTATAAAACACTGTTATACAGAATgcttctatgtttttttttaaatacatatacgaGAGGGGGAGAGTGAGAAAAAAGCCTTGATCTGTCCATAAACCTTCCAAAAGATTAGTTCCAGCATCAGTCTCAGACGTTCATGTTTTATAATTAAGCAACAACTTCTATGATCTATAAGTCCCTGAACCCCCAAAGCCAAAAATGTATATAGGATGTTTtatctgtaaataaaatatgttgctTTCAATTCTTTTAATTTTCCATTCTATTAAGGCAAGTGACATTTATGTGGTTTTGAATTGTATATATGGGAAATGTACTTGAACAAACATGACTGACTAATGATGGtaatatacttttttaattttttttccatttcttccAAGCATCAGTCTAATGGCTTTATAACCTtcccaatatattttttatgtgtgAGTTACTCTTTTAAAATATCTCATGACTGCCACTCTCATAACATGCAAAGCACATCTTCGTAAGTGCAAGACAAGGCCGGTTGCCGATATGAAGTATATAATTCATTTTACCCTATGCGTGTTCTAATAATTATGCCACGTGGGAATTTAAAAATGAGAGAGGAATCTCTCTCTGGGGAACTCGAGATTGCCTATATAAGATtacaggggggaaaaaacataaaaaaagacaaaagacaGAAACCTAAATGCAATTTACCTTTTCCATCTGTCGCTGATGCCTCTTGCAAGTGTCTAATTGACCTATATCAAATAAAAACGGAACAATTAGATTGTATTGACCAGTAATGCAATGCAGCCAGAGTAATCACCTTCTCACATTTACGGCTCTCCCTGCACTGTGGCACTGAGCTAAAGCACCACCACGAGAACAGCTGGGAAACAGCATCAAACATCTGGTAAGATAAATTAGTTGTTGTAAATCAATCAACCTCTGGATTAAGTGCTAGCGGAAAGAGGCTGCCCTACCACACGACGGGAAAGAGGATGGCACCGCAGCAGAGCAGGTCGACCAGGAAGAGGATCTCCTTCCACAGCCCATACTCGGTGGTCCCCTCCTCCGTGGACTCGATGATGATATACGCCACGTTGGCCAGGACCTGGAAGGTGGGGAGGCACAGAGAAATagagctgattttgtacgtggTGCCTTTTACACCCTTCACCGTTTTTCAAAGTGCCTGGCCAGGTTAACAGAGTCGGGGAGCGACTAAATCCCTGGGTCCTAGAGAACACAAGACCTCACATGGAGTGTCAATGTGTCAAGAAATAGAGAGACCAGAGATGCAGTTCATTCTGTTAGAGACAGACAGGCAAGGCAGACaccaacacacattcacacatacacacacaaacacgtccCCACCTGGAGTGGAATCACAATCATGAAGATCTTTTTGTCCTTGTCCGACAGGATGTGTTTAATGAAGGCCCAGCCTGTTCCGATCAGGGCTATGGTGATGAACAGGAGCGCCCCCTTCAGCCTAGATAAGCAAAGAACAACCACAGTTACCTACAGTTTGGACCGGGGAACCACTGTAATTACAGTCCACCAGGGCCAGGTTTCCTGACGCCTTTCTGGTAGCAACCTATTAGGACCTGGAATAACAGGTGATTTGACTCCTAATATTCATAACGACTCCACTTAATTAAGCCATTAAGACTTGAGGTGCAACAAACAAATAGAAACCAGTGGAACTGCTGATTCTCCTCCACAGAACCCAGTCAGAGCAGGAAATACAGCTTATCAACATATCAAATATCAAAAGCTTGCTATTAAGACCTCCCCCGGCCGGTCTTTGATTCATTCTTTCTAGTTCTGTCGCACTGCGGACTTGACGTTGTCTGCAGGCAAAGTGGAGCTGAGGGAAGAAAGGATTGAGAAAAAGAAATGGCTCAAAGCATTCTCGCCATACAGCAGGCAGGGGCACCAGCAGGACAACAGCGACCTCTGGCTGTGCGTCTCTCCACACCCTAATTACTTAACGGGACTAAATTATCTGgataatacattaaatttaCCTATCATTTACAGGTATTAAATAATGGGGAAAATCTAAAATCTGCTAGCATCTGGCCCCCTAGGAGTAGATATGCCAGTCTGAGCCCCGGCACTGGTTTTGAATGTTTAAAATTCTGCATTTGAAAGGTAAGGATTTTGGTAACAGAGACAGGtttcatttatctttttttaaacaaataaaactcaCAGGTGAGTGATGTAGTACACCACAGCCCATCCTTCAATGGGGAAGCCCTGATTTGAAATGTAATAGTAATCGATCTGAAAGAGAGAAAGGAGACAGCAGGGAAATCAATGAAATCTGAtgtaagagagagacagaacatGCAGGACAAGATGCTTCTAACCAGtgaaaaattattattaataataataactgcagCTACAAATTTAGCAGCAGTTAAAACGGTGTATCCTAGCAGTTCAGATAAGGGTGAGTGCtaaaattcatgtggaaaaccCAGATACTCACAGCATGGAAAACCAAGGACAGAGACTTGGTGAATGGGAGCGCCGCCATGAGCCAGTGGATCTTAAAGACGTCGCTCCTGTGAAGAGGGGGAGTGTCAGCAGTTGTAACATACATTGCTCAACAATACTGTAGAGGCCAGCACACATTCAAGACATAAGGTGGGCACTTCAGGTTGGGtaataagaaaatacattaatcaCTTCCCTACACGAAGAGGTGTAAAGATGGGACTGGAATACACTGTGCTCTTCTCTCTGTGAGTGTGGGATTACTGCCCTCTACTGGATTCTCAAGCATTCTGCAGAGACGCCAGATGGAGCCGATTCCCTGGAAACTGAAGTTTTGTTCTCGCCAAGAGTTCTTCTGAGGCACAAAGACCTACAAGGCCACGAGGCCCGCTGACACAGAGCCGGAATCACCCGGCCCGTCCTCACCTGCGCTTGCGGAGGACGTGGACCCAGAACGTGCCGATGACGAGGAAGAAGAGCGACATGCAGATGTAGAGCTTGGGCAGCGGGATCTCGCCGGCCGACAGGAAGCTGCTGGGGTTCTTCTCTGAGATGCTGATCTGCAGGACAGGGCTGCGTCAATGGAGGGATTCACTCAGCTCGGCACAATGCCAGCCCTCTAAAGGGAGGATTTCCAATACTAATCTCAGAAAGGTGCAGATCCACCTTATCTGTCCTTTACCTACTTATGTTGCCATCATACCCCCACCACACACCTGCTGTTTTCACCCCATTATCATCTCCTTCAACAAAGTCATTGATGTTAGTTTCCTTAGTGCTAAAGAACTGTTATGTaactaaattatttaatataatgggAGAGGTATAATCCTGTGATCCCTTGAACACAACAATTTTTGGATATTAAAATCATAGTgaccagcccagcccagcccagcccagcttGATCTAGAACCCAAATAGGCACTGAGCTCCGCAGAACCAGAGCTAAAGAGAGGTCACTGTTCGAGCTCCCGACCAGACCAGCTCAgctcagcccagcccagcccagcatgACACATGACACCACCCACCTCGATGCTGAATTTCAGGGGCACACTGTTCTTGACTTCCTTGTTGTAGCAGTTGTGGAAGTACAGATTATAcagtccctgctgatcttcTGTACTCACATTGAAGTGAAACTGCAaaaagagattaaacaaaagaaaaaaaaaaaaatcaggagtCATTATCGCAGAGCAGGCAGGGAATTGGGAAAAAGTCTGATGATTCATTGTGCTTACCAGGAAGGAAAAGACGTTGCCTTCTTTATGAAGAGGGTAGGATACATCAGATTTATTCAccttagaaataaaaataaatacattttgaaagtaatattaaagaaaaaaaaataaaaggacttTGTGGCTTTAGACTTTTTCATTCACAGAAGCAAAATAATGCTGAATATAAATCAAGATCCCTCAGGATGAAGACAGACCAGAAACAGTTGGATAGCCAGGTTTCTCTTCTCCAGCAGCTTAGGTCAATCACATTCATGCCTATCTTAGACCTAAGAGTTCACATGTAGCCAATACCTCCCAATACACTAACCCGGCATTCCTGCAGTCATTTATCACTTGACTAATCTTACTAATTCATCTTTAAACACCTGTGGAAATGAAGAGGCCACAGTGGTAAAATGTAAATCTGCGATTATTTAaagatgtttaattattttaagtgaTAATGAGAAAACACAGTGCATGGGTTCCCCATAATCATATAAAGCAGATggagattttttatttattttattttattttttttacatagacCAAGCATGTAGGGTTCAGGCACATTAAAACTCAAACCCCGCACAAATGACTGCCTGCGCTCTAAAAACTACCAGAGCAACTAAAATCTTTGGGGAGGACTCACCTCTGGTGTTTCTCGTTTATCCTTTTTCATACCTGAAGTTCAACAAGAAATaccttattaataaataaaaatgtacctacgtaataaaatcacaaataaaagcaattcgatttttttataAGTTTAGTTTCTTTAGCATTTTGAATCAAAAAACAATATAAGTCAAATTACAGTAAAATGGGGGTGTCAgttaatgaaacaaaaatatttgcctgtaattaaaatgcatatatattattgttatttatttattgcatctacacatcctaccacACAActtccaaattaaataaatattcaagACATTTGtaataaagaaatcaaaataaatcctgaaaaAGCCTTAGATAAGTGTCAACCACCCTTGTAATGGAtccttgtcaggatagaaggggaAATGAAAGgtgcaaagtacagaaaatcctTGGGGAACACcagctgccctctgcaagaaaactggaacggaggttcacctttcagcatgataatgacctgaagcacacagccaaaacaagCCTGGAGTgactaaggaacaaaaagggaAATGTCCTAGGGTGGCCCAGTCACAGACCCCAAATTAATCCAATCgaaaatgtgtggcatgacttgaagattgctgcgCATCAACACTCCCCAAGGAAAGTGACAGAGCTGGAACACTttagtaaataaattaaatgatcaGGATGTCTGTGTGGGTGACATTACCGTTGTCAGGTTTGACTGTGGTCTTCAGAGGTATTTGGTCAGCAGCCTTTGCCCCATCCCCAGGCTTCACCCCACCGTCCATCGCCTGGTCAGCGTGGCCCTGGCTGGACAGACCTGACACGATGCGAGGCAGCTTGTTGTCCTTCTCAGAGTGCTTCATCTTCACGCTGGAATCAGCCCCAGCATGTTAAAGGGAGTGGCACAAGCCCATCAAACAAAATATCACACACCTTCACTTCCCCATATCCCCTATATGATTTAATATGGTCCTTCCAGTTTGCCTCCAAAAAATGAACATGCATGCTAGAGGGCAGGATTTTGattgtttgtggttttaaaGGTTTATAAATGTAATCACGCACCCATCTTTTCAGAGGCTGTCAAAACTCACTCTATGGAAAGCTTAACAGAAATGGGCCAGACACAACCTTTCTAATTACACAACCCtaaaagaaaacatacattaagcagaactacttttattatttacattactGAAGTTGAAGTAACTGAGTGCAGACATTTAAATCTAAACCATTGTGATATCTGCCCTCGAGGTCATCTGAGCACAGAGAAGAAACAGCTCTGTCCCCTCCTGAATTAATCGCTGACCGTGCGATCTGGATAACTGGCCCCAGAATGAATTACTGTTCAGCTGAAGGGAATGCTCCATGGGAGTAGGGGGTCATATTCAGAGCATCTTGTTGGCTGAAGCGACTCAGGAAGTGGAGCGAGTGCTCTGCGCCCTAGACTGGCACGGCAGTGGCAGCGGCTCTCTGGGCATCACTTACCAGCCATTTTTAAAGTCCATGAGCAGTAGGACCAGAGCTGCCTCGTCGGTGGGGAGCTTCTTCAGTATACAGTAATCTAGATCTTCATCCTGGGGGAgagattgggggggggggcaatatGTGAGCAAATGGGGGGGATGGATAAGGGGTGCAGGTATATTAAATCAAAAACTCTCCAGGCTTCTACCCACGAGTTTGAAACCAGACTGGGGCCACTTCAAAAGGAGGACCACAAGCCCCCTGAGGGTGTTGGGTGATTTTTCTGTTTCATAGGCACTAGACTACATGTGGTAAAAGTGCATGCAAACGGTACCTCATACTCACCAGATAGGTTGAAAATCCATTGCTGCTGGTCCTGTCCAGGCTGAAACCGAGCTTTGAAAATAAACAGGAGAGGAATCATAAACACAGGTGTGCAGCGCCGTTCAACAGTCTGTGGAGAACAGCAGGCCAGCGCCTCTCCACAGAGCTCGCCTACAGTGTAATATGCCATGTTCCAACATGTTATATACAGGATGCCAGAATTTTAATAAGCATGGCAAGCTTCATATTCGGTAAATAAACCTGCCCTGCAGTTCAAACACACACCACTGagactgaataaaaaaaacctgCACCTGCACACTCAGAGCCAAATTACAAAACTCACCTGACACCGTTTGCTTTAGGTGTCTCTGGAAAAACACCACCAATAACTGGGTTTGAAATTCAGCAGCGGCAGGTGCATTATCAGCGCTTTTATGCCAGACAGGTCTCAGCACTGGCAGCAACATACCGTGGAGCTGTCAAAATTGGTGACGTCCATGCTCAGAGTGAGGCTGCTCATGTTCACAGTCATGTAACCATCTTTGAAGAAGCCAAAAGTGTTCAGGTGGACCTTGTGTCTGACATCATCCTAAAAAAAAAGTGACGATAATAGGAGTCGGTCCATGATCCCTGCATCTTTTGATGAACAGTGTTGATGACCAGTGATACGTTAAGCAAGAGTAGggtataaaacatttatatttgtttttatcatatacgcatttaaaaaaaaaatatatatatatatatacacacattttcttAAGGGAGACGCTGTTTGGGAACACGTTTAATGTCTGCAAGAATATTTTCTATCACTACAATTACCAATGAGGAAACTGATATTTTCAGAAGAAAaccatgtaaatatttattcatgCGCGTATTTAGGTTTAGCTTCATGAAACATTACATACgagactgaaaaataaaaaataacactcTGAATTACTAGTGAACGGCGTATGGAACAGCTTTGATGTCACAAGACGTGTGGCAGTGTCTCGTCACATTACCTGGGTGGTTAAAACCGCGAAACCAACGTTACTCGCCTCCagctgcctgcctgcctcttTTTTTTCGCCGATTCACTACAGACCTCAAGTTCGTAGCGAAGCAAAGCAACAACGAAGCGCCCATAGTTGCAGTTATCACATTTAAAACCATTACAATCAATCATGCTGAATCAAGGGTCTGTGTGCCTACCGCGAAGTGAAGGGTTACACATAATAACACACCTTGTAAACAGtaacgattttttttttttgcatgatcGGTGTGCTTTAGAGAAGAATCTCCTTTGTGACTCTGCTTTTCACGATTGTTTTGTACTGGAAAGCAAAGCGGTAATTCCCCAGCTGTGA
This DNA window, taken from Amia ocellicauda isolate fAmiCal2 chromosome 9, fAmiCal2.hap1, whole genome shotgun sequence, encodes the following:
- the gpr107 gene encoding protein GPR107; translation: MAAVRRYVLGSVCVFFALIISETNGRLHHLVLKDDVRHKVHLNTFGFFKDGYMTVNMSSLTLSMDVTNFDSSTLGFSLDRTSSNGFSTYLDEDLDYCILKKLPTDEAALVLLLMDFKNGCVKMKHSEKDNKLPRIVSGLSSQGHADQAMDGGVKPGDGAKAADQIPLKTTVKPDNGMKKDKRETPEVNKSDVSYPLHKEGNVFSFLFHFNVSTEDQQGLYNLYFHNCYNKEVKNSVPLKFSIEISISEKNPSSFLSAGEIPLPKLYICMSLFFLVIGTFWVHVLRKRRSDVFKIHWLMAALPFTKSLSLVFHAIDYYYISNQGFPIEGWAVVYYITHLLKGALLFITIALIGTGWAFIKHILSDKDKKIFMIVIPLQVLANVAYIIIESTEEGTTEYGLWKEILFLVDLLCCGAILFPVVWSIRHLQEASATDGKAAISLAKLKLFRHYYVMIVCYIYFTRIIAILIKFIVPFQWKWLYQLLDELATLVFFVLTGYKFRPASDNPYLLLPLEDEEDLEMEDVVTTTTGMTEGVKKVKKVSNGPSEMRGERESMA